The DNA window TGCTTCCCCTCTTCACAAATGTCAGGAAATTGGAAATGATGCTGTAGCTACATAAAAATCAATAGCTGCCTCCTTGGCCTGGCTTGGCCCTGCATTTTTTCACCTTTACTCAGGGCAGGAGGAAGCATTGTTTTCTGCTGAACTCGGAGTATTGATTTATTGATACAGCCCATCCTGCCTGGGCAGTTAACCagcaatatatttattattctcAGCCCATTCACGTGGGTCAGAGTAGTGGCTTGTGCTCGGCGTTAGGTCACAGAGGATCATATTATCCTGATCTGGACCAGGATAATACTTTCCTTTTGTGACTGTGGAGCAATAGGTAAGGACTTCAGCTCACTCCTAGATCTGGGTGAAGTGCATTAGGAACAACactaatattaatttatttttccgaAGGGGTCAGTCCCGGTGAGAGCCATGTGCAATTCTCACCAAAAGCTATTGCTCcaagacaaaaagaaattcaTTATGAAGACTGCAGATTACATTTCAGACTGCCTTCATTATTCCCTGGACTCCTACCAGAAGGCACAATGTGATTGAAGGAGCAGAAACAGTTCTAAGGTCCTATTTCTTGGAAATCTTTGGGGCTATAttcatttaactgaaaatacagCTCCTGTTGGAAACTAAATAGCATCACCTTTTCCGCTGTAGGAAGCATAACATAGTTGGTAAAGGTCACTGAGGACTAAATCCTTGTTGAAAATCAAGCCAGTTCTTGTTCGTGTCCTTGAAAACTCCTTTCTCTTGGGAGCTCTGCTAAATTCTCGATGTACTGGATTTGGGGGAAGATTTGTTTCAAGTGGCAGCTCTGCACCATCCCTGCCTCCTGTCCCTCACCATATCAGTCTCAATTTTATGTGCCAGCAAGGCAGTAGTAGGGATCACTCTAATGCATCCATGATTACATGGAAATTGAAatgtgagagagaaaagaaatgaggCAATTGAGAGGCATGACTCTGATGCCCGACCCCTCTCTTTGGTCCTAGCATGGCCCCAGTGGCTAATATAAATGATGCCTAATGGGTGTATTTTCCAGTGGCTGGTGTTGATGGCCAATAAATCACTGGAAATACCTGGCTATTTCCTTCTGAGTGGCTTTGTCTGGACTTTCACACACTCCCTACTCTGATTTTTGGCtcctttttaacaaaaaatgtaCAGAGAGGTCTTCTGTTGGTGATACATGAGCCAAGAATAGATTCCAGCTCCTTTTACCATTTTGGCACCAAAATACCAAGAGGGATGAGACACCTTGTAGTAAACACTGTTCACTTTGACACAGCAGCTAGAAAATATGGCCCTGATTTAGGGAGTAGAATGGATGTGCTTGGCCTGATCATATTGCTGGATGAAATGGGATCTATAAAGAGTTGGGAAAAGGCATATTTCCATTCCGTGAAGGGGTAAAGTGATATTCTAACATCTACAGCTGTGTGCTGGCCTCTGGCCTGGATAGTAAGGTTGTTCACAGACCATCAAGTTCACACCCTGCTTTTCTTGAGCTGAGGGCAATATCAAGTAAGAACACTAAAGCTGAGGCTTGTTAGCAAAGCCAAAGGTGGAATGCTTGCAGTAGTGTGAGTTGGAGTGTTTGCTTGGGCTGTCTGTAAGTGACAGCACTCCCCTCCCTGTAGGTCGGTACCTTCTGGGAAACAGCTTGGTGTGAGCGTAGGAAGAGCCAAATCCTTAAATTCATATGGGAGAGAATTGTCAGAGCCGTTGCGGCGCTTGAGGGTGCAAGTACGTCTGCTTCCTACCAACATGTTCTTGTCAGCTTTGGACTCAGGGTAGGATGCAATAACAAagtctctctcctctcttctgcCTTTCACTCAAAAATCTGCAAGTCTTCCAGCAGCATTGCCTGCTTTTCCTTATTCTTGCCCTGAGCAGCGAGCTAGAGGTGCAGACACACCTTGGGTGTCACATCTGTTTGGTAAATGCAGTTATTTGGACTCCATACTGACTACAAGTGTCCTTCGCTCTGGTTTTGTCTGAATCTTGCTGTGTGATCAGTCCAGGACCAGGCTGTGGAGGAGCTCGGTGCTGTGTATTTGTGCTATAGATGTGCCAGGGATGGGCACTGCACGAGCAAGAAATAACCATCAGCATCATCTGCCTGTATTAATCATGAGGGAACTATGGGAGAATGTTATCTTTGGAGGCTTTTGATTGTAAAAATGCAAGCTATGGGGACTCTTAGCATCTCCGAGAGTTGCTGtaagtaaatattaatatatttacatCAGAGGTGCAAGAAATAAAGCCCTCCTCCAGTCTGCTCGCCCACCCGGACGTGTCAGAACAGCCAGCAATCATCTCCCAGCCGAGGCAGGAGCCACGTCTCCTGATTTAATCACTAAATCTCACCACCTTTGCTGCAGTGATAACAGCAACAAGACCTCTCTTCCAAAAGAGCCTGTTCACCAACGCATGTTGCGATAGCAGACACCAGGTGTGAAAGCAGGCATGGTGGAGCTATTCCTGCATAGCTTCAAAACCTGATACCCAGGGAGACGCACGACGTATGTGCCTCAGCTCTGTTGTCTATCCATCATTATACTGGGAATAAGAGGCTCAAACGAAATGTGCTTTTAGGAGAACTCTGCCCTTCTTCCCAGGCAGTGGGATGCAGTGGGGAACGCTGTGATctgcccccagccctctcccatTTGTTGTCACTTGAAACTTCAAGCAGCATGAACAAACCTTGTGTAATTTTAAAGGGAGCCCAAGGAAGATGTATCTTGCTGCTACTGAGTTAAATTTGGTAGCTTTTGTTGTCTAGCTGgatttatatctttttttccttattgttTGCAGTGCTGAACAACAGGAAAATGTGCCTGGGAAGATACACATGACATGGCACTTATGTGTGATTCATAGTGCCTTTATAAAAGCAGTCAATAGCCCTATCTACCTCTTCCCCACTTCACAGAAGACTCTCTCTTATGCGtatcttttccttcttgctcttaTTCCTTTAATGtttcatgtctgtgtcttttgtttttccccCATATTAATTGCACTTTTCCTTTGCTGCACCAGGAACTCTGATTTCTGGTGACATTTTATCAGTCTGCAGGGAACTGTGAGAACTGCTAAATTCCACaaatcagcaaaaataaaataagagattCCATCCACTAGCATCATGGGGGACGAGGGAAGTATTTTTGCCTTCTCCGAAGGAGGCAAAGATAAGATTATCCCAGCACCTGACTTCAGCTCCCtgaccctctttccctgcctgccCCTGAAGCACAAGCTGAATTTGGACCAGTTCAGTCTCCGTGTTCAGCTGACACCGGCATTTGTCAGCTCTGATCCAGCAAGCAcaataaaaagccaaaaaagGCACGTTATTGTGTCATACTGCTCTGCTTTGAAGTGTTTGATGTCATTCAATGTGCGTAAATGTAGCGTGTTTTTTGCAAACTGGGGGGATCTCAATACTCCAGTCTAccttggaagaggaaaaacagcaaTGCTGTGGGAGCCGAGTGGTGACTGGAGCTGTTCAGgagtgggttttggtttttgttttctgttaatgTGGTGCCTGTGAGCCTGAACAggctcctgtgctgaggagatAGAGCTCGTGCTGCTGCCCTTAGATAAGGCTCTGAGAATTGCAGACGTTGCGGTTCACTACATCCTTGGGGAGATGGATGGAGCAGCAGGAATTCACCTGCAGCAAATAAAATGGGAGCTGGTGAGCTGCTCCCTTCCTGGCCCTTGTCCCCCAAAAGTGGGAGATGGCTCCACGCTGATGGTTGCATCCTCTCTCCCAGCAGCCATCCCCTCCGCCTCGGCCTCCCATGCTTTTGGGGATGAGCGCCTGTAGCAGGAAGGCGCTGACCCTGCTCAGCAGTGTGTTTGCCGTCTGCGGCCTTGGCCTCCTGGGCATCTCCGTCAGCACCGACTACTGGCTCTACCTGGAGGAGGGCATCGTCCAGCCCCAAAATCAGACGGCGGAAATCAAACTGTCGCTGCACTCGGGGCTCTGGAGGGTCTGCTTTCTGGCAGGTATGGTCTCCCTCCCGAAAACGTCCCCTGAAAGGTGATGTTTGCTCTGTGTCAGTGGGAAAAAGCCAGggaaaataggattttttttttagaagctgTGCCCATATTTGCTTCCAAACTTAGGCACAACTTCAGTAATGCCATCGCTTTTAATTGTCAGATGGATAAATGTGCCTTTGCACACAGGCTTGGTGTGAGTTGGCTGCTGCTATGCCAGACCCCGCTGCCCCCCGTCCCGCTCCGACCCAGTGCTGCAGCCGCGACGCCTTAGGCAGCAGCTCATAACTTTCCTTTTTGTCCCTGCAATATTTAGATTCAGGTCAGCTGGACCGTCCCTTCCACCCATGCCAAGTTTGATGAAGCAGCttggctgcagggatggagtTGAACAAAACCCAAAGGAAGAGGAATCTCAAAGTGACCGATCTGAAGTGTCACAAAGTTTCATCCATTGCTTTGAAAATGTCTGAGAAGTGAGGAGTTCTGCTGCTCCCCCAGGGGTAACCTTAAACCCTCTGGCTTCAGGTTTCATGTTTTTATATACAAGGGAATCTTTTGATGGTAGTTAAGAGATGTCTGTCTTCAGCCCCAGACATCGGCACCAAGATGGAAGCAGCACTAAAAAACAAGATTGTCTATGTGCACtgcaatgaaattaattttaaagccattctgtCCCCCACGAAAAATAAACAATCACCTTGCAGGTGTGACTCAGTCTCTGTTTGCTGCAGGGGAAGAGCGTGGACGGTGTTTCACTATTGAATACGTCATGCCCATGAACATCCAGCTGACATCTGAATCCACAGTCAACGTCCTGAGTAAGTGGATCCTGCAAAGCACCAAAGAGTCACTGGAAATCCCTCCAAGAAATCCTGTTTGTGTCCTTGCCAAAGAAGTTCCTAGTTCCTTGACTGTGCTCCCATGCAAGGATGCAAATGTACTTTTTACTATGTGAATTACCCAATGATCTCCTAAGCTAAGGATGGAGTGTCACAGCCCTCACAATGAATTCTGCAGTCATTTCTGATTTAATAAATAAGTGTTCAGCAAACAGTTTTGCAGCAAAGCTAGAGAAAAATGCAGATTCTGATGGTTTTTTCCTACACTCCACATAGAAACTGTCAGAAATGCAAACATTAGCAAACATTTCCACAACCAGAGTCACTTCTTTACTCATCTGATTAGAAAAGAGAGGAACTCCTGCTAGGGGGTgggagcagcacagggacacaAGATGGTCAaagagcagcagggctggagccgTCCCACCCAGCCAAACCTATTTCTTGCGCTGTGTGAGGAGGATTGACCtgttcttgttttcctctgctcctctcccaccAGAGATGATCCGCTCTGCCACCCCCTTCCCTCTGGTCAGCCTCTTCTTCATGTTCATTGGCTTCATCCTGAGCAACATCGGCCACATTCGGCCCCACAGGACCATCCTCGCCTTCGTCTCGGGGATATTCTTCATTCTGTCAGGTGAGTTCTGCTCGCCAGGTTTTCTCTTGAAAATCCTTGAGCATAGAGTACATCTGCTTTTGTAGCTGCTGGTGCTCTCCTAACCCACTGTGGTGGCTTCTTGTTGGAGTCGTCACCCCAGGGGACACCCAGCTCGGCCCCACAGCCTGCTCAGGCTTTGCGAGATGGAAAATCATCCGCTGCAAGATTCATTTGTGGCAACGGTGGGGTGATGCAGGAGCAGCAACTAGGGGAGAGGACACCTCTCGTAGCACATCAGTTGCAGAAGAAATCGGAAACTTCAAACGGCTCAGCCGAGATGTTTCTATATGAGACAAGTGAATGTTTTATTCATGGTGTTGTGCTAGTATTAAACAAATAGCTGTGACAGCCGAGCTTTGAAGCCAACTCCTACCTAGTGCACAGGGACTTGCTTGAGCAGGTAACAGTTTGGGTGAAATGAGAGGAGTGCCCTGGGTTAGGTcagcagggaagcagcttcTTTCCCCAGTTATCTCCATCACACTTCTGCAATTTTGCACTTTCACCTGTAAGTCAGGTATTAAAAGAAGGTGATTCTTAATCCCTGAGCTGTTTTCCACTATCGTTCTCTTTGGTGTCTCCCCAGGTCTGTCCCTGGTGGTGGGGCTGGTCCTCTACATATCCAGCATTAACGATGAGATGCTGAACAGGACCAAAGACTCAGAAACGTTCTTCAATTACAAATACGGATGgtcctttgccttctctgccatCTCATTCCTTCTCACAGAGGTACCCAGCAGCTCTCACATCCCTGGAATGAGTGTATCCTGATGTCAGGAGGGGCATTGCAGCTGTGAGCAAAGAGAGGGCTGGGGTTTAGGGGTACCTATGGGGGCAGATGCGTAATGTACAGTATGGTGGGAGACATACAGTGGTGACAGACCCCAAGCCTGGGGCACTGACGGGGAATTCAATCACGATTTGATGCTGAGCATGAAatgcagaggaagaggagacatAGTAGTGCCGTGTTATTTACTGCATGGATCCAAGGCACAGGGCAGCCAAGTGATGGTCCTCAGGAGACCTCATGCATCTTcaacagagcaaaaaaaaaaagcagtttatttttttggtttgttttattgatGGTGAAGGCAGCCCTTAGCAGAGTGAGCATCAGGCTGTCTCTTTCTCCCCTGCAGAGCGCCGGGGTGATGTCCGTTTACCTGTTCATGAAGCGCTACACAGCTGAGGACATCTACCGACCTCACCCCGGCTTCTACCGCCCCCGTCTGAGCAACTGCTCTGACTACTCTGGGCAGTTCTTGCACCCAGACACGTGGGCGCGGGGCCGCAGCCCTTCGGATATCTCCAGCGAGGCGTCCCTGCAGATGAACAGTAACTACCCAGCTCTGCTCAAGTGCCCTGACTACGACCAGATGTCCTCATCGCCGTGCTGAGCCCTGCCACCCCTGTGCCCACTGCCACCCAAGCGCCGATGGTCGCCACGTCCTGACTccatttgtctttattttaggCCACTCTTTCAGGGCAATTCTCTATTTATAGGAGCGTGAATATAACCAGAGAGATTGGTTATATAACCAATAATGTAATCTAGAGAATTgggatattttcctttctttgtttttttaattcttccctGCATAACTAAAAATCTCTCCAAAGTCCTCTTGTTTCAGCTCATCCTGCTGAGCAAACAGCAGTTCTGCCTGGGGGATAAATCCAGGGCTGGACTcaagagcagaaaaaagaaaatagagtagaactaagaaaaaaaaaagtgtattttgggGGGTTAGGTAGACTGCAAAAGTTTGCGCATTTGGCTGTATCATTTAATTATAGATTTACGGGCCTAAGTGCCAGCAGGTGTAAAAGATTTGTGTGAATTTCCAAGACATAGATATCAttagaaaaatacaaattaggaaaataatCATTTTTGACTCAGTATTTACTGATTGATATCTCTTGTTGCTGGATATCACTTTTAACCAGGCTGTAATGGGAAATAGCCATCTTTCTCAACTATACCTCAGCAGGCTTAGGCACAAGCAAGTTGTTGTTTCTCTATGGCTACTTGCAAACTGTTGCTTAACTATCCTCTATCAGGCTGGAGGCACTACAGCCGTGGGGTGTCTGGGCTCTTGAGTGGCTCAGGTATCCTCatttcctcctccatcccattGACTGGAGTTCTGAAGAGCAACTGGGAGAATCTCAGTGCAGCATCAAATGAAAAACTACCTAAAACCTTCTCCTAGGAAACATTAGGTGCAGAATTTAGGGGAAATTCTGGCAAGAAGTGCAACTCGGTTCAGTGAAAGGCGAGATCCCAAACCAGTGTAAAGTGATGTAGCTGAAATAATGGCACTAGTCCAGCATAGCGAAGTAGTTGGCGTAGATTTCATTTTAGCaagaaaatggtattttagCTGCTTTGTATGAGTGTGTAAATGTTATTTGgagggtttgatttttttaatttcatgttttggttttagacAGCTGCCAGGATAAAGGCATCACTCGCATTGAAAATGAAGGGCACCTCGCAGGAGAAAGAGCTTTGTGCaaactttatttctgttcttgataatttaaaactttctgaagatttcctttctgcagaacaaaaccctccagggatTCTTGGTATATTTGAGCTTGTTTTGTCCTAtggtaattaaaacaaatagaaCGTACGCACTTTTGAACTTCATTTGTAGCATAACGTGTAATGAATGTTGCGTCTCTTCGTTATTgtttaatatataatatttaatatttgctATTTActctttattatttaaaaactatCCCAAAGTAGGGCCCAAGTCCTGGTGCGGCAGCACTCTTTGCATCGACTCCCATGGGACTTCACTGCAGGCGTATATCCAGCCAGCTCTTGAACAGGCTTCTTTCTGGTGCCTCCAGATAAGCAAGTAATGTCTGTCTAGCATATATCTAGTGTCACTAACTCCTAATCCACCAAGTTTTAAAACCAAGGCATCTTTTTGTAGACACAGTTGTATTTACCATTAGTTTTATTATTATCCTCAAGTATCCAGCTTCTCGTTTTAAAACCTAGTTTGTAAGTGGTATGTGACAGGTTCATTGCTGGGAAGGTTTAAGCATTAAGGCCCAGCCCCACCATCCAGCAACAGAGCTTGCTGGTCCTTATCTGTTCACCCCAGCCAGATAAATCATCAGTTTTCCACTGGGTTTTCTATGTTCAGTTTGAATTAGGCTCCAAGAAAGCACTGGAGTTCATAAGCGATGATCTTGCATTTTCCAGAGCCCAATCTGTTTTGCTGGTATTGATGTTATTGGTTTCTGGTGGTTCAAAGACAATTACCTTTGCATGTTCCCCTTGATTGATCCTTTATGTTCTTATTCCTTCTTGGAAAGGAGACTTTTGGGATCACCAAAATCACTGATACTCAAAGGCGTGAGGACTGTCCCACAGTCCTCTACTCTGGGGAGTCATTTAGTGCAGTTAATCCTGTGTAGCACCGTGAGACactccctgtccccaagtggaattttcctttgcactgattaaatgcagaattaattattttttaaattaaaatggctGCCTACataggcagaaaacatgaaaaaacctTCACGCCTTCCTCAAGGCCCCAGAGGGTTTAGCAGAGTCTAGGGGCAAATtagaaaagtaattattttaattcatcGGAGAAATTGTCATCACGTGGCTGCATTTCTAAGCCCAGGAGTTCACATGTTCACCCAGTGAGCACAAGCACTTAATAACTGTAGGACTGCTAAAATAAATCTGTCAAAAATAAGTGTTTGCTGTTGGTTTTGGGCAGGAAAATGTGGTGCTTGGCAAAGCACGGGCAACGGTGGCTGTGTTGCCATCCCAGAATGGCAGCAGCTCTTGGCATAGGTGGCTATGGGCCTCTAAATGCAAATATTACACTTTCACTGACTGTGGAGAAACTTTTCCAGAGCCTGTGAGGCATGGAGACATGAGTGTGGCATGGGGAAGATGATGGGGTGAGCTGCAGAGCCCAGGCACCCTGCAAGGTTCTTCTTCCTCACCATCACCTTATGGCTGATGTTCTCCACAGCAGTAAGTGCCCGATAAGTAACTCTAGTTCCCTTTTAGGACAGCTACTCATTTACACACCTCTCCTAGTCTTATGGCATGGTTTCACCCCACCTTAATCTCTTTTATGCCACGTCCTTCATTTCCTGAATAACCCCCTTGGTTGCCTTTGGTCTCTCTCCCATTTCAGTGCCAGCCTCACACTGTgtcctttctgtgtttttcgCTTAGATTGCAATAAATTAAAAGCGGAACGTGAAGATAAACCAAATTTTAGTTTAAACTAAGCTAAACCCAAAAGAATTAAATTAGCAGTCTAACCTTTACAAGACTTAAACTCAGCACCTCTGTGGCCAGTTGTTCAAGTCAAGCCTTGTAGCAAGGTAATTGCTCATTTGATGCTTCACAGGAAACTGTTTGCACTTAGAAGCAAAAAATCTTGTTTTGCATGAATGATTAATTGCTGTCAGACCCTTTGTGCATGTAGTTGTGTCTGCCTGAACTATAGCATTAGAACAAATTACTGGGATTAAGGGTTAAATAAAAACTCAGCGCTGCCTGATCCACACAGTTCGcggctccctgctgctgctcaggacTGCAGTGGGCTGAACCTTTTTCTTTACCTGCTATCAATCTCCCCCTCAGCACAAACGTCCATCCTGGCAGCCTGGGTGCCACATGAATATCACAGCACTGGGATGGATGGTAACTGAAGAAACTACCTGAGAGGCAAGCGAGCTCCTAGCCCatgcggctcaggggaggttgATTGGGAAGCCAGATTCTCTAAAACCTTCTCGGGGGAATTCCTGGGAGGCCCCCTTGCCctgtgcatttgttttctgttttaattaaatgccCTTTCCGTAAGCCCAGGGAGGCATTTTCTGGCCTGTATCTCCCAGGACATGAAAGATGCTCTCTGCCAGCATCTCCCTTCCAACACCCAGGACATGTTTTCCTCGTTTCACCCTTCCATCACATCATTCCCATGGTCCCAGGTGCAATGGGGCCCTGGTGGGAACAGGCTCCATTTGCCTATTAATTAAAAGTGTCCTGAAaactctcatagaatcatgagaTATGGATGCAAGAGGTTCATTAGAGACCAATCACGAGCAGTAATTAAGTAGCCAGAAATAATAAGGCTGTGCTGGGTCATATTCTCCCTCAGTTACTGCTGGAGCAGCTTGTGGCTCCAAAGCCCTTTCTTGGAGAgtggaaagaaatattattatatatatgaATCTACATATAGATGAAATGTACTCTGGTGCTGCTCCTCTTGCACGTGTGTTGCCAGTGGACGTGAGGAGCCAccaggaaagttaaggtaagacaAAAGCTCCTGCTGAGCAGTAACCCTCTCCCAGCAGGGATGCTGACCAAGAGCGCTGCTGAGCTGGTTTTGGCTGgtgctgaagctgctgctgtgaagtGAGGTTTGGGCCCATGTTTTGGGGCAACCCAGGAGGATGGCATGGAACTTCTGCTGGGGTGGATGGCAAAGAGCAAACCTCTACTGCTGGAGAATCCTCAGGTGAACCTTGCTATTGCCTCCTCTGGATGCTGGACTGAAGATCTGTGCTCTTTCATCATCTTCAAACAGGCAAAGCCCAAAGGTATCGTATTAGGGTGGGTTTCAGACATGTATCACTGTGTCAGGGTAAAGAGCTGTCTCAGGCGTGGCAAGGGCAGTTTGAAGGTTTCTAGTACACAGTGCTCTGCTCACAAgaccttgtcttgcattattaATGCTATTTGTCAAGGTTGTGTATTCGTTTTCCCAAATGTGAGTTAGCCCCATGGGCTATCCAAGGTGTGCTAAGAAATTAAATAGTCTCATTCATCCCTGCTGATAGCTTATTAGCTGTGCAGAACCAGCATGTCCATGGTGGGGTTGCTGTGTGAACAGGCAAAATGTTCACTTAAGTAAATACTCCTTTGCTAATGAGAAGTAGCTAagagatatttattttctatgtcttcctttcttccttatgagatttatttatttacttccattttttttcctaccaaaaAAGATTGACATTCACATTTAATTAGAAAGAATGGCGTTTTCCCTCTTCACTTTTCTCAGCTAGTTTTAGGGCCTCCTCTTGGGGTCTCCTTCACCCCACTGCAGCATCCCTTGCTGTACAGGTAGGCTGGCTCCACTGTATCTCCTCTCCTGAGAACCACAACAACTCATTACCTTCTCTTTCTGCAAATTGGCTGCACCAC is part of the Phaenicophaeus curvirostris isolate KB17595 chromosome 19, BPBGC_Pcur_1.0, whole genome shotgun sequence genome and encodes:
- the CACNG5 gene encoding voltage-dependent calcium channel gamma-5 subunit isoform X2, which gives rise to MLLGMSACSRKALTLLSSVFAVCGLGLLGISVSTDYWLYLEEGIVQPQNQTAEIKLSLHSGLWRVCFLAGEERGRCFTIEYVMPMNIQLTSESTVNVLKMIRSATPFPLVSLFFMFIGFILSNIGHIRPHRTILAFVSGIFFILSGLSLVVGLVLYISSINDEMLNRTKDSETFFNYKYGWSFAFSAISFLLTEVPSSSHIPGMSAVSFSPAERRGDVRLPVHEALHS
- the CACNG5 gene encoding voltage-dependent calcium channel gamma-5 subunit isoform X1, coding for MLLGMSACSRKALTLLSSVFAVCGLGLLGISVSTDYWLYLEEGIVQPQNQTAEIKLSLHSGLWRVCFLAGEERGRCFTIEYVMPMNIQLTSESTVNVLKMIRSATPFPLVSLFFMFIGFILSNIGHIRPHRTILAFVSGIFFILSGLSLVVGLVLYISSINDEMLNRTKDSETFFNYKYGWSFAFSAISFLLTESAGVMSVYLFMKRYTAEDIYRPHPGFYRPRLSNCSDYSGQFLHPDTWARGRSPSDISSEASLQMNSNYPALLKCPDYDQMSSSPC